GCCCGCACCGGGGCCACCGCGGCGCCGGCGCAGCAAGGCCCAGGCGAGCAGGGCGATCCCGGCGGCCACGAGCAGCCCCCCGAGGACGTAGAGCGGGACGATCCACGGGCTGTCACCGGCGCGGTTGGTCCAGGTGACCGTCAGGTCGGTGGGGGCGGGATCCGTGCCGTCACGGGCGACGAGCAGGGCCCACTCCCCCTCGGAGGGGACGGTCCAGCGCTGTTCGAGCCGGTCCCGGCCGACCTGGACGTCCAGCCACAGGTCCGAGTCGCGGGGATTGGGCACGGTCGCCTCCCCCTCGGCGTGCTCGACCTCGATCCGCGGCGCCTCGCCACGGTCCGCGCCGGTGTCCACGCCGGTGACGGTGTTGTGGGCGGCGTCCCCGACCCACGCCTCGACGTCCCGGGCGCGCCCGAGCATGACGTTGAAGTAGCCCTCGCCGGTCAGCGTGAACTCGACGGGGTCCTCGTCGACCTCGCCGATGCCCTCGGTGATCACCGTCAGCGGCGCCTCCTCCGTGCCGGCGGGGACCGTGGCCGCCAGCGACTCCGGTGGCGCCCACACCGTCTGCAGTCCGCCGGCGACGAACAGGGCCACGAGCCCCAGCAGTAGGGCCACGATTCCGGAAACGACGCGCACAGCTCACCTGTCCATGGGGGGCGGGGAAGGGCATAATGGCCCGCCCCCAGTATAGCCGTCAGGTCACCGAACGATAACGGCAGGTCAGTGCCGTAGCCTGTCGCTTGTGCAGGACCACGACTCCCTCCGCCCGGGTCCCGGACCCGCCCCCGAGGCCCACCCGGCCGGCCCCGCCGCTCCCGGCGAGCCCGTCGCGGGGTCGCCCGACGCCGGACCGGCGGGCACCCCGGGGACCGGTCCGCACGGCACCACCGTCCCGGCGGGCCCGGCCGGCGCACCCGATCCCGCCGCGGCGTCCGGTGCGGCGGGGAGTCCCCGGCGGCCCGGCCACCCGGGCACCGCGCGCGCCTCCGGCCTCGTCGGCCGGCTCCTGGCCGGGCATCGGCTGCCCGGGGCCCGGCCCCGGCCCCGCTTCGAGCTGCGTCCGGAGTCGGAGCAGGGCGCCGAGGGGGAGGCGGCGCCGGCGGTGGACCGCCAGCGCCTCGTCAGCTGGGCCCACCCCGTGCAGACCGGCTTCCTGCTGACCGTGGGGGTCGGGCTGGCCCTGCTGCTCTACGGCATCCTCTCCGCCAACACGCAGCTGCTCGTGTGGATCGGCGCCGCCCTGTTCATCGCCCTGGGCCTGGACCCGCTCGTGCGGCGTATCGAGGGGTGGGGGGCGCCGCGGGGGGTGGGCGTGGCGGCCGCCGTGCTGCTGCTGGCGGCGCTGCTGACCGCGTTCTTCTCGCTGCTGATCCCCACCGTGGTGGAGCAGACCACGACCTTCATCGGCGACCTGCCGCGCATGGTCTCCGACTTCCTGGAGTCCCAGTTCCTCCACGACCTCGACGCCCGGTTCGGCATCCGTGAGCTCGCCGCGACGGAGATGGAGAAGTTCGTCGGGAACTCCGCGAACGTCACGGCGATCTTCGGCGGGCTCTTCGGCGTCGGCTCCGCGATCGTCAACACGGGCTTCTCCGTGCTGATCGTCCTGGTGCTGACGCTGTACTTCCTGGTCTCCCTGCCGGCCATGAAGTACTGGGCCTACCGCCTCGCCCCGCGCTCGCGCCGCCACCGGGTGGAGTACCTCGGAGAGGAGATCACGTCCTCGGTGGGCCTGTACGTGATCGGGCAGTCCCTCGTGGCGGTGCTGAACGGGTTCGTGGCCTTCGTCGCGATCTCGATCGCCGGCATCCCCTTCGGCGCCCTGCTGGCCTTCTTCGCCGGGCTCATGGCGTTCATCCCGCTCGTCGGCGCCCTCACGGGCGGGGTCATCATCACGCTCATCGCCCTGGCCGGCGGCTGGCAGCAGGCGGTGGTGTTCGCGGCCATCTACTTCATCTACCTCCAGGTGGAGGCGTACTTCGTGTCCCCGCGCGTGATGAGCAAGGCCGTCGCGGTGCCCGGTTCCGTGGCCGTCATCGCGGTGATCGCCGGGGCCGCCCTGCTCGGCGTCCTCGGCGCGCTGATGGCGATCCCGCTGGCCGCGGCCGTCATGCTCGTCGTCAAGGAGGTCCTCATCCCCCGGCAGGACCGCCTGTAGGCCGTCGGCCTCCGGCCGCCGTCAGGCCGCGGCGGCCGTCAGCCCTCGCCGGCGTCCGCGACGACCGGCCCGTCCCAGGCCGTGGGCAGCGCCACGGGGCGGCCCAGCGCGGTGGAGGCCACGTCGTCGAGCACCCCGCGGGTG
This genomic window from Citricoccus sp. SGAir0253 contains:
- a CDS encoding AI-2E family transporter; the encoded protein is MQDHDSLRPGPGPAPEAHPAGPAAPGEPVAGSPDAGPAGTPGTGPHGTTVPAGPAGAPDPAAASGAAGSPRRPGHPGTARASGLVGRLLAGHRLPGARPRPRFELRPESEQGAEGEAAPAVDRQRLVSWAHPVQTGFLLTVGVGLALLLYGILSANTQLLVWIGAALFIALGLDPLVRRIEGWGAPRGVGVAAAVLLLAALLTAFFSLLIPTVVEQTTTFIGDLPRMVSDFLESQFLHDLDARFGIRELAATEMEKFVGNSANVTAIFGGLFGVGSAIVNTGFSVLIVLVLTLYFLVSLPAMKYWAYRLAPRSRRHRVEYLGEEITSSVGLYVIGQSLVAVLNGFVAFVAISIAGIPFGALLAFFAGLMAFIPLVGALTGGVIITLIALAGGWQQAVVFAAIYFIYLQVEAYFVSPRVMSKAVAVPGSVAVIAVIAGAALLGVLGALMAIPLAAAVMLVVKEVLIPRQDRL